A segment of the Pseudonocardia sp. T1-2H genome:
AGCGCCCTCGCACCAATCACCGCAACCGCGCTCGTCGCCAGCACGGGGACCATCGCCTCAGTCGGCTGGTACATGGTGGCGACCGCGGTGCTGTCGTTCGTCGCGACCATCTGGCTCACGTCAGCTGTCGCGGCCCCGATCAGGGACGCGGGTTCCGTCGGAACCGAGATGGTCAACTGACGACATCGGTCCCGATCTACTCGCTCCGGCCTGTGCGAGGAAGGGGAGGCTTCTCCCACTGCCTCCGCCCAAAAGGACAAGGGTGTCTTGGTGAGCTTCAAGAACGTGTCGTCGACCGGACGGTCCCACGCCGTCAAGGAGCAGATCCTCGAGGCGATCACGAACGGTGAATATGCACCTGGCGACAAGCTGCCCTCCGAGAGCGAGCTCGGGACGTCGCTCGGCGTGAGCCGAGTAAGCGTCAGGGAGGCGTTGCGCTCCCTGGAGGCTGTGGGGCTCGTCGAGATCCACCACGGGCGGGGCAGTTTCGTGGCGATGGGGCCGAGGGGGCGCTACCAGTCGCCCTTCGCCGGATGGCTACAGGTTCACCGCGACGAGGTCCTTGACCTGATGAAGGTCCGAGGGGCTCTGGACGAGCTCGCCGCGGCCGAAGCGGCGACGAAGGCGGATGAACCGGCGCTCGCGGCCATCGAGGAAGCTCAGGAGCGGTTCCGGGTTGCGGCACGAAATCCAGCGGCAGCGATGGATGAGCTCATCGACTCCGACGTGGCGTTTCACGTCGCTATCGCGCGGGCGAGCGGCAGCTCGCTGCTCCTGGACCTGCTCGAGGAGCTCAACAAGCTCTTCGAGCAGTCGCGTAACGCTCTCTTCTCTCTCGATCAGCGTGCGAGCCGGTCCGTCAGGGAGCACGACGCGATCGTCAAGGCGATCCGCAGCGGTAGCGGGACGAAAGCCAGGTCGACGGCGGCACGTCACTTGGAGTCGACCCGCAGGACGCTGACGAGCGGCGATCTGTTCCAGCGTCTCGGCGGGGACGCCGGAGCCACACATGAAGCGATCCATCCAGCGGACGACAATAACGAGATCAAGGGAGCACCCTCGCAATGAGGATTACCGGCGGTGAGTTTTTCATCGTGACCCTTCCGCTCCGGCGACAGCACACCTGGGCGTCCAACACGCGGGTGTCGATCGGGCGGCATGCGCTTGTCCGGATCGATACGGACGAGGGGGTCAGCGGATGGGGTGAGGCCCCTGCCATGGCCACCTGGGGCGGTCCGGGCGGTGTGCATTACGGCGAGACGCCGGAGACGGTCGTCCACCTTGGTGAGGACTACCTGCTGCCCGCTATCACCGGGTGCGATCCGCTCGACATTGCGGTGGTCCACGATCGGATGGACGCGGTGGTCAAGGGCAACCCGTACGCAAAGGCGGCCCTGGACATCGCCTGCTATGACGCGGCGGGTAAGGGACTCGGCAAGCCGGTGTGGGCGCTGTTGGGCGGCAAGTTCCGCGACGGCGTACAGCTCGCGCACTCGCTCGGGCTGCTCCCGATGGACGAGTGCCTCGCGGAGGCCAAAGCAGCGGTGGCGGAGGGCGCGCGCACGATCAAGGTCAAGACAGGCCACGACGCGCAGCGCGATGTCGAGATCGTCGGCCGGCTGCGCGAGGCGCTCGGTCCGGACATCGGCATCCGGGTCGACGGCAACGAGGGCTATCGCACGGTGCACGAGGCGATCGCCGTCACCAACGCGCAGCAGGAGTTCGACATCATGCTCTGTGAGCAGCCCGTGGCGGGCGACGACGCGATGGCCAAGGTGGCGGCCGGCGTCTCGGTCCCGGTGATGGCCGACGAGTCCGCCTGGACCGCCCTCGACATCGTCCGGCTGCACGCGATGGACGCGGCAGCCTGCTACTCGCTCTACGTCACCAAGCCGGGCGGGCTGTACCGCGCGCGGCAGCAGGCCGACATCGCGGCGCAGTACGGGATGTACAGCGATGTTGGCGGATCGATCGAGATGGGCATCGGGAACGCGGCCAACCTGCACCTCGCCGCCGCCACCCGCAACGCCTGGCTGCCGAGTGTCTGCCCGGTGACCACCGTGGACGGTACCGACGGCCCGACCGTCGCGGGCGTGTACTACGTCGACGACGTGGTCAGCGAGCCGTTCGGGTTCCGCGACGGCATGGTCGTGCTTCCCGACGGCCCCGGCCTGGGGGTGGACGTCGACGTCGAGAAGATCCGGAAGTACGCGGAGTGAGCGGCGGCCGACCCGGAACAAGGATGTCGCGGGGGAACGGGGAGCCCGGATGCCCACATCGGTAGCGGTGCTCGGTGCCGGGAACGGAGGCCTGGCCGCGGCAGCCGACCTCACCCTGCGCGGTGTCGAGGTTCGCTTGTACAGCCGGCGCATGCAGAGCCTGGAGCCCATCCGGAGCGCCGGTGGGATCCGTATCGACGGTGCCGCAGGCAGCGGGCTCGCCGAGGTCGCGACGCTCACCGACGATCTCGGCGCGGCGGTCGCCGGGGCCGACCTGGTGATGCTGGTCGTTCCGGCCACTGCTCTGGCCGGCTACGCGGCGGGGCTGGCTGGGGTGCTGGGCGACGGCCAGCCCGTGTTCCTCAACCCCGGCGGCACCGGCGGCGCGCTCGCCTTCACCACCGAGCTGCGACGGTCGGGGTTCCGCGGCGAGCCGTGCGTGTGCGAGGGGTCCACCCTGACCTACGCCTGCCGGCGGCAGGACCCGACCAGTGTGACGATCTCCAACGTCGCCCCGGCGGTGCCGTTCGCCGCCTTCCCCGGCAAGGGCGGGGAGGAGTTGCACGCCGTCGTGGCGCAGCTCTATCCCGCTGTTGCGCTGCGGGGCAGCGTCCTCGACACGGGCCTGGTCAACATCAATGCGGTCGAGCACCCCGCGCAGGTGTTGCTGAACACCGGCTGGATCGAGCACACGCGGGGCGACTTCTACTTCTACCGTGAGGGAACCACGGAGTCGGTCGGGCGGGTCATCGACGAGGTCGACCGGGAACGGCTCGCCATTGCCGAGGCGCTCGGCGTCACGGTTCCGACCTTCGCCGAGATCTTCCACCAGGCCGGCTACACCACGGCCGAGGCGGCGGCCACCGGCAGCGCGCATGCCTGTCTGCAGGCGAGCGAGGCCAACTGGTGGTTCCGGGCGCCCTCGACGATGGACCACCGCTACGTGCACGAGGACGTCGGTTTCGGGCTGGTCCCGTGGGCGGGTTGGGCGCGCCTGGTCGGCGTGTCGACGCCCACGATCGACGCACTGGTGACGATCGCGTCGGCCACGGCCGGGCGGGACTACGCACAGGAGGGGCTCACGATGGAACGGATGGGGCTGGCCGGAGTGGACGCGGCCGAGCTGGACGACCTGCTGCAGTCCGGGGGCATGCGGTGACGGGGCCGGCATTCGACTTTTGCTTCCTGCCGAACGCGCCCCTGGCCGATACCGTGGACCTCGCCCGGCTGGGCGAGTCCCTGGGGTACCGCACGATGTGGATCCCCGACCAGGATTTCCTCCACGACCCGTTCGTCCTCGCCGCCGCGGTCGCCCACGCGACCGACCGGATCGGCGTGGGCATCGGGATCACCACCCCGCTCACCCGGCACAGCGCTCACATCGCGCGCGTCGCGGCGAGCCTGGACGAGTTGTCCGGGCACCGTCTCACGCTCGGCCTGGGCAGCGGCAACATCGACCACGTGGTGCGTCCGATGGGCTTCCCGGCCGCAGGTCCGCTGGGTCGGGTCCGGGAGGGGATCGCCGCGGTGACCGCGCTGCTGCGCGGCGAGTCGGTGAGCTTCGCCGACGACGCCCCGGACGTCCGCCTCGGCGTCGAGGTGACCCGGCAGATCCCGCTCTACCTCGGAGCGCGGGGGCCCAAGATGCTCGAGCTCGCCGGGCGGACGGCGGACGGCGTGCTCGTGGAGTCGCTGTTCAACGGCGGCGGGATGGAGCACGCCGTCGGTTGCGTCCGATCCGGGCTCGAGCGGTCGGGGCGCAGCACCGCCGTCGACGTGGTGTCGTGGCAGGTGGTCGTCGTGTCCGACGACCCGCGATCGGAGCTGGACCGCTTCCGGTCGTGGGTGGCGCGGATGATCCAGGTCGGCCCGCCGGAGGCGATGTTGCGGATCGGTGTGGAGCCGGAGAACCTCGAGCGCGTCCTCGGCCTGCTGGCGGATGGTCGTGCCGCCGAGGCCACGGACGCGGTCAGCGACGAGTCCGTGCAGTGCGTGGTGCTCGTCGACACCCCCGACCGACTCGTGGAGCGGATCACGGCCGTCCTCGAACGCGGCGCCCGCTCGGTCTCGCTCGTGTCCTCGGCGTCGGCCGAGCTGACGGCCCGCAACCTCACCCGGTTCGCGAAGGAGGTCGCGCCCGCGTTCACGACCGCGGGCTGACCTCGTACGCCGATCGCGACCCCGTTTCCGAGAAGGAGTGTGCCGTGGACCGAGAAGTCTCCACACGACAGAAGATCGCCATGCTCGAGTTCGGGCTCGACGCCCTCGTCGCCCATTCGCCGGACAACGTCGCCTACGGCGCCGGATACACCATCCCGTCGCAGAGCCTGGGGATGCGCAACCGCCAGTTCGTGACGGTGTGCACAAGCGACGGGCAGTCGGCGATGCTCCTCACCGCCAACGAGGTGGACGAGGCTCGCGACCGCAGCTCCATCGACCGCCTCTATCCCTACGACGAGTTCGCCGACGACCCGATGGCCGTGCTGGCCGCGATGCTGTCGGACCTCGGCGTTGTCGACGGCGCGGTCGGTATCGAACTCGACGCGTTCCCCGCGGACCGCTGGGCGGACCTGCAGCGCCTCGCCCCGAAGGTGGACTGGCGGCCGGCCGCGGGGGCGTTCGCCCGGGCCCGGATGGTCAAGACGGAGCGTGAGATCGCGCTGCTGCGGGAGTCCGCCGGGATCGCGGTGCGGGCGCAGATGGACGTCTATCCCGAGCTGAAGCCGGGGATGACCGAGCGCGAGGCGTACCGGCTGGTGGCCGACCGGGCGCTTGCACTGGGCGCCGACAAGATCGTCATGATCCAGGTGGCGGCGGGCGAGCGCAGCATCTACTCCAACCCGTCGCCGGGACCCACCCCGTTCGTCGCCGGAGAGCCGGTGAAGTTCGACGTCTTCGTCACCAAGGAGGGATACCTGTCGGACACGGGGCGGTCCGTGGTGGTCGGCTCGGCTTCCGAGCGCCAGCGCCGGACGTGGGCCCGGATGCAGGATGTCTTCGACGTCATCCGCGAGACCATCAGGCCGGGGGTCAGCACCCGCGAGGTGTGGGACGTCTTCGTGCGGGAGTTCGGTGCGCGGTCCATGGAGCCCGCCATCCGGTTCCTCGGGCACGGGCTGGGCCTGAGCCTGCACGAGGAACCGTTCATCGCCGCGCATTCCGACACGGTGCTGGAGCCGGGCATGGTGTTCGCTGTCGAACCGATCTTCGTGGACGGCCGGGAGGGCTACCACCTGGAGGACAACCTGCTGGTCACCGAGGACGGCTACGAGAACCTCACCCTCGGGTTCGCGAGAGAGCTCGTGGAGTGTTGACCGACCGCGGCACCGACACCTATGTCGGACGGCCGGTCGCGCGCCGGGAGGACGCTGCGTTGCTGCGTGGCGCCGGCACCTTCGTCGACGACCTGCAGGTCGACGGCCTGCTGCACCTACGGTTCGTTCGCAGTCCGTACGCGCACGCCGCCGTCCGCGAGGTGCGGACGGCGGAGGCCGCCGCGCTCGACGGGGTGGTCGACGTCGTCCTTGCCGGCGACCTGGGCCTGCCGGACCTGACCCCGCCGCTGGACAACGCGAGCGCGGTCGAGATCGGCAGGCCGGTCCTCGCCGACCGGCTTCTGCGGTTCGTCGGGGAGCCCTACGCCGTGGTGGTCGCCGTCGACCCGTACGTCGCCGAGGACGCCGCAGAGCTGGTGGAGCTCGACGCCGCAGCGCTCCCGGCCGTCGTCGACCCGCTGGAGTCCGCGACGCGCGCCCCTGCTCTGTTGCACCAGCCACACGCGACGAACGTCCTCTACGAGCACACCTTCGAGGACGGACCTGTCGACGCGGCTTTCGGCGAGGCCGCCGTCGTTATCGAGCGCCGGCTGCGCTCGCCCCGGCAGACAGCTGTGCCGATGGAGCCGCGGGGCATTCTGGTGGAGCCGCACGCGGGCGGGCTGCGCGTGCACGCCTCGACCCAGAGCCCGCACATGCTGCACCGCGCGATCGCCGAGTATCTCGGGATCGCCACCGCCGACGTCAGCGTGGTCTGCCCGGACGTCGGCGGTGGGTTCGGCCTCAAGGCGCAC
Coding sequences within it:
- a CDS encoding FadR/GntR family transcriptional regulator, whose product is MSFKNVSSTGRSHAVKEQILEAITNGEYAPGDKLPSESELGTSLGVSRVSVREALRSLEAVGLVEIHHGRGSFVAMGPRGRYQSPFAGWLQVHRDEVLDLMKVRGALDELAAAEAATKADEPALAAIEEAQERFRVAARNPAAAMDELIDSDVAFHVAIARASGSSLLLDLLEELNKLFEQSRNALFSLDQRASRSVREHDAIVKAIRSGSGTKARSTAARHLESTRRTLTSGDLFQRLGGDAGATHEAIHPADDNNEIKGAPSQ
- a CDS encoding mandelate racemase/muconate lactonizing enzyme family protein, which codes for MRITGGEFFIVTLPLRRQHTWASNTRVSIGRHALVRIDTDEGVSGWGEAPAMATWGGPGGVHYGETPETVVHLGEDYLLPAITGCDPLDIAVVHDRMDAVVKGNPYAKAALDIACYDAAGKGLGKPVWALLGGKFRDGVQLAHSLGLLPMDECLAEAKAAVAEGARTIKVKTGHDAQRDVEIVGRLREALGPDIGIRVDGNEGYRTVHEAIAVTNAQQEFDIMLCEQPVAGDDAMAKVAAGVSVPVMADESAWTALDIVRLHAMDAAACYSLYVTKPGGLYRARQQADIAAQYGMYSDVGGSIEMGIGNAANLHLAAATRNAWLPSVCPVTTVDGTDGPTVAGVYYVDDVVSEPFGFRDGMVVLPDGPGLGVDVDVEKIRKYAE
- a CDS encoding NAD/NADP octopine/nopaline dehydrogenase family protein; translation: MPTSVAVLGAGNGGLAAAADLTLRGVEVRLYSRRMQSLEPIRSAGGIRIDGAAGSGLAEVATLTDDLGAAVAGADLVMLVVPATALAGYAAGLAGVLGDGQPVFLNPGGTGGALAFTTELRRSGFRGEPCVCEGSTLTYACRRQDPTSVTISNVAPAVPFAAFPGKGGEELHAVVAQLYPAVALRGSVLDTGLVNINAVEHPAQVLLNTGWIEHTRGDFYFYREGTTESVGRVIDEVDRERLAIAEALGVTVPTFAEIFHQAGYTTAEAAATGSAHACLQASEANWWFRAPSTMDHRYVHEDVGFGLVPWAGWARLVGVSTPTIDALVTIASATAGRDYAQEGLTMERMGLAGVDAAELDDLLQSGGMR
- a CDS encoding LLM class flavin-dependent oxidoreductase; protein product: MTGPAFDFCFLPNAPLADTVDLARLGESLGYRTMWIPDQDFLHDPFVLAAAVAHATDRIGVGIGITTPLTRHSAHIARVAASLDELSGHRLTLGLGSGNIDHVVRPMGFPAAGPLGRVREGIAAVTALLRGESVSFADDAPDVRLGVEVTRQIPLYLGARGPKMLELAGRTADGVLVESLFNGGGMEHAVGCVRSGLERSGRSTAVDVVSWQVVVVSDDPRSELDRFRSWVARMIQVGPPEAMLRIGVEPENLERVLGLLADGRAAEATDAVSDESVQCVVLVDTPDRLVERITAVLERGARSVSLVSSASAELTARNLTRFAKEVAPAFTTAG
- a CDS encoding Xaa-Pro peptidase family protein codes for the protein MDREVSTRQKIAMLEFGLDALVAHSPDNVAYGAGYTIPSQSLGMRNRQFVTVCTSDGQSAMLLTANEVDEARDRSSIDRLYPYDEFADDPMAVLAAMLSDLGVVDGAVGIELDAFPADRWADLQRLAPKVDWRPAAGAFARARMVKTEREIALLRESAGIAVRAQMDVYPELKPGMTEREAYRLVADRALALGADKIVMIQVAAGERSIYSNPSPGPTPFVAGEPVKFDVFVTKEGYLSDTGRSVVVGSASERQRRTWARMQDVFDVIRETIRPGVSTREVWDVFVREFGARSMEPAIRFLGHGLGLSLHEEPFIAAHSDTVLEPGMVFAVEPIFVDGREGYHLEDNLLVTEDGYENLTLGFARELVEC